AGGGTCATCACCGAGCAAGTCCCAGTGAACTTTGAGCAGACCGTTTCCGGTCTGATTCACACTGATGTGGTCTTCGCCGGCAGTGCCGATGATCTGCAGCACCTGCTCGCCGTTGACCTCCTGAATGCTGACACCGGAAATAATGGCTACTGTTGAGGCGGTATCCACACCGCTGTCATCATCTTCAAGAGTGACGTCGACATAGTACACGCCTCCTGCCGCATAAGTGTGATCGACAGACAGTGCTCTGTCGCCGACCGTCATGACGATGACATCCGTATTCCCGTCGCCCCAGTCAATGGTGACGGTATGCTCATCCAGCGAACCGGGATCCGTGAAGTCCAAATCAATGGTGATGGGCTCGCTCTCGGTGCCGTTACCGCAATGTTCAACAGGGTTGTCGATTTCAAGATTGGCCGGCGCCACGTTGTTGACGGTGATGTTTGCGCTGTCATTGCCGACTCCCGTGTCATCATCGGTGACGGTGACACTGATGGTGTAATCATCGAATGCTGACACCGATGGGTTATCATCGAGGAACTGGTGATCCAGAGAGAATTCCCTTGTGGCGGGATTCCAGTCGATTCCATCGACCGCAACGGTCAGAACAGAATTGCCAAGACTGAATGTCTGGATGTTGTCCGGAGAGAGCGGATCACCCCAGTTCAGGTCCAGAGTAAAGGTGTCCAGCGTACCCGGGTCGGTAATTGTGCCGCTAAGTGTTGTGCTGCCATCTTCATCGATGATGGAATCGGACAGCGATACAGCAACTTCCGGTGCGACATTATTCACGGTGACGGTTTCGGAATCGGAGCCTATTCCGGTGTCATCATCGGTGACGGTTGCGGCGATCGTGTAAACGTTGGACGGATCACCCGTTGGATTGTCGTCCAGATACTGGTGTGTCAGCGTGAATGTCTGACTTCCGGTCGCACTGGCTGAGAAGGAGTAAGTCTCGGTATCGTTCGGGTTGAGTGCATCACCCCAGTTGATGTCGAGCGTGAACGTGTCCAGCGTACCGGGATCAGTAATCGTCCCGGTCAGCGTGGCGACACCGTTTTCATCGATGGCGACAACTGAATCGATCACAACTGTCGGCGCGACGTTATTGACGGTGACAGTTTCAAAATTCGACCCGACTCCGGTGTCATCATCTGTCACGGTCGCGCCGATGGTGTAAACGTTGGACGGATCACCCGCGGGATTGTCGTCCAGATACTGATGCGTCAGCGTGAATGTCTGAGTCCCGGAAGCACTGGCTGAGAAGGAGTAAGTCTCGGTATCGTTCGGGCTGAGTGCATCACCCCAGTTGATGTCGAGCGTAAATGTGTCGAGCGTTCCGGGATCGGAGATCGTTCCGGTCAGCGTTGCGACACCGTTTTCATCAATGGCAACCACCGGGTCCAGTACCAGTGTTGGTGCGACGTTATTGACGGTGAGTGTGGCAGAAGCGCTGTCGGTTCCACCGTCGTCGTCAGTCACCGTGGCCGTGATTGTGTAGTTGTCAGAACTTGTCGCTGTCGGATCATCATCCAGGTACTGGTGAGTGGCCGTGAACGTGCCGGTTCCCGCGGCCTGAGTGACAGTTGCCGGTGACGATGTTCCGTCGCCCCAGTCAATCATAACCGTGTGTGTGTCCTGTATACCGACATCGGTGAAGCTGCCGCTGACGGTCACACTACCATCTTCGTTAATCGTCGACGAATTCAGTGTGAGTCCGCTGGCTACCGGCGCCACGTTATTGACGGTGACAGCCAGAACCACTGGTTCAGCAATCTCAAGCGAAATGTCGTCGATGGCGAATCTGCCACCACCGGTGAAGTACTGAGGTATGAGCTCATGAAATTCAAGCAGGTAATTGCCTGCACCAAGCGCGTTGAGCTGTGATGAAATGTCGATCGACACGTTCTGAATCGGGTTGGAGTCAGTAGTCGTGCCCGCCACGGTGTAGCTGTAGAACGTCGACAGGACATTTCCCGAGCTGTCTGTTGCCCGGACTGAGAAAACTCGATCCTCGGTAGGGGCTCCCGAACGGCTCAGACTGAAGGCCGGCCCGCCGGCAACATCAAACTGAAACGACAGCAGAGCTGAAGATAACGGTCCGCCGACAGTAATCGGCTGATTGAGGAAAAATTCGAGATCTTCCTCATACAGCGGGCCACTTGAACCCACAACGCCACCGTCGAATCCGTTGAACGCGGAGAGACCGGGCAGCAGACTGGAATTTCCGACCAGCCAGCCATCGCCGCCAACATCAACTGCAAATGGGCGACCACCGTCGGCACGGGTCGGGTCGATTCCAACATTCCATCCCGTGAAGTCACCGGTTGCGAATGTACCGTTCACAATGACGTCAGTCGGCTGAGCGGAATGCGAGCTGTCACTTCCGCCGTCGTCATCCGCAAAGCTGACGATCGTTACGTCGTAAGTGTCAGAAGGCGTTGCCGTGGGATTGTCATCCAGGTATTGATGTGACACGCTGAAGCTGGTCGAACCGGCCGGGACCGAAATGGTCTCATCAGCCCCTTCGCCCCAGTTAACGACCAGTGTGAATTCGTCCAGCGTACCGGGATCAACGATTTCACCGCTGAGCGTGGCGAAATCATCTTCGTTAATCGCCGGTGTCACGGTCAGGTTGACCAGCGAAGGCGCAACGTTGGCGATGGTGATGGTGGTTGCCGCGATGTCCGTCGCACCGAACGCGTCCGTCACTTCCACAGCCACCGGATACACGCCGTCATCACCGAGCCCCAGTGCTAACAGTGTTGCTCCCGTGAGCGTTGGGTTGACACCGAAGGCATCATCAAACTGACTGTCTCCATCAAGATCCCAGGCATAACCTGTGATGTTGTTCTGCTCGTCGGTGGAGGCGGTCGCATCCAGGGTAAGCGCGGAGCCTTCATCGTTAGTGTATGGACCGCCTGCATCTGCCTTTGGAGGTGTATTCAACAGCACGGTCACTTCGAACGTGTCCGTATGTGTCCCAAGGTCATCGTCTTTCACAGTGACACTGACAGTGTAAACACCGTCTGCTGTGAATGTATGGTTCAGATTGAAGTTGCGATCACCAGCAGGAAGTGAGAACGTTTGATTGCCGGTTCCATCGCCGAAATTGATCGTGACGTCATGATCGTCCTGAGTACCCGGATCAACAAAGCTGACCGTTCGGCTGAATGCCCCCACAACCGTCGGCAACAGAGTTTCGTCGGCACCGGCATCCACGTCGGGGGCGACGTTGTTGACGGTCACCTGAAGTGCTGAGCCTAGCGTTCCGTTGTTGATCACAACGTTCTGCGACCCTACCGTGACTGCGTTTCCGGTCTGCTGATAGATCTCAAAAACAGTGAAGACCGGATTCGGATTAACAAAAGTGTTATGAGTCGCAAAGTTCAGCATGTTCGGCTGTACGCCGATTGCTGATCCTTCCGGAGTTAATGCAAACCCACTCGATGAACTAATGCCAGGACCGTCGGCGCCGATCACCGATGGCAGGAAGTCGTAGTAATTGTCGAGCGCATTGCTGGAATCGACAAACAGGTCTCCACCCAGGGCCAGCGCGCACTTTGGGCAATTTAGGCTGGCGCGACAAGTGAGTATTGGTTAGTCTTTTCGTGTCGTAACATCGGACTTCACGAGGAGAGGACAAGAGATGTCGACAGTTGAACTGGCGGTCACCCAGGAGCTGACAGGAAACATTGTTCATTACTTTGATCAATTGAAAGACCCGCGTTCCAACATCAATCGTCTGCATCTGCTTGGTGATGTGATTGTGATCGCCATTTGCGGAGTGCTGGCCAACGCCGACGGCCCCAGTGCGATTGCGGAATGGGCGCGACTGAATGCCGATGGCCTGCAGAAACACCTGGCACTTCCGCATGGCATTCCGAAAAAAGATACGTACCGGCGCGTCCTTTCTCTCCTGAAGCCGAACGACTTTCAAGCGTGCTTCGTGCAATGGATTGAATCGCTGGAAGGACTTTCCGACGAACAGAAAGAAGGCTACAGAAAACAGATTGCGATTGATGGCAAAGCACTCCGTCGATCACATGACAAAAAGAATGGGCTGGGTGCGTTGTTCATCGTGAGTGCGTGGGCTTCTGATCAGGGGATTTCTCTGGGACAGGTGGCGACGGAAGAGAAGTCGAACGAGATCACCGCGATCCCGAAATTACTGAACGAAATCAATATCGATGAGGCGATCATTACGATTGACGCAGCGGGTTGTCAAAAAAACATTGCGCAGCAGATCGTGTCTGGCAATGCAGACTATGTGTTAGCCCTGAAAGGCAACCAACCGAAACTCTATGAGGTCGTGCAGAAGTTTTTTCTCGATCACCTGGAGGATGACTTCGCTCGCTGTCCCGTCAGTCGCTATGAAGAAACAGAGAAGGGACACGGTCGGCAGGAACAGAGAATCTACTATCAGGCGACCGTGCCTGTCGATTTTGACGTGGGCCACAAATGGGCCGGACTCAAGACCATCGGAACGGCGATCCGAATGTACGAGCAGGACGGCATTCATCATTCTGACGTTCGCTACTACATCAGCAGTCTGCGTCGCAAAGGCGAGCTGTTCGCAACAACGGTTCGTGGTCACTGGGCCATAGAAAACACGCTGCACTGGAGTCTCGACATGACCTACCGCGAGGATGAGAGTCGAGTCCGAAACCGAATCTTCGCGAACAATTTGTCATGGCTCAGACGACTCACACTCAGCCTCATCAAGAAACATCCTGGCAAACAAAGCAACGTCATGAAAAGAAGAATGGCCGGATGGAACATTGACTATTTGATGCAAATCCTTACCGGCAAAACAACTTAGTATGCGCTGGCCCTGGGTCTCCACCAGCGTTAAAGAACGCTTCGATTTCCGGCGTGAAGCTGTTGAATTTTGCGATGTTATTGGCAAGACCATGTTCGGGAATGACGAGAACATCAATTGTGTTAAGGAACGACTCAAACTGAGCCGCAGAGGTACCTGCTCCAATTGTGAATGTTGATCGTCCACCGAATGCGTTAGTCACTCGCGGCTCCCACAGTCTCCACGGTTGAATGGCAACCCCGGGCTGACCGTTCGAAACGGATCCGCCAGTTAGACTATCCACATTGATGGCAATCACGCCCAAATGATAGGACGATCGCGGAATCTCACTGGTGGTTCCCGCACCTCGCAGGTAATCGAGAGCAACTTCGCTGTATCTATTCTGGTTTCCATGAGAAAGGATGTCGTGGCCCGTCAGAAAAATACTGCCGCCCTGAGCAAGCCCCGCCGAGCCACCATCGTCATCTGTGAAACTCAGAATTTCCACGTTGTACGGGGCGGATGCTGTCCCCGTCGGATTGTCATCAAGGAATTGGTGCGTGACCGTGAACGTCGTGGAACCTGCAGGAATTGTGAATGTTTCAGGAGCTCCTTCTCCCCAGTCAACAACCAACGTAAACACGTCGAGCGAGCCTGGGTCCACGATTTCTGCCGTGAGGATTGCCGAGTCATTTTCGGACACGACAGAAGTGATCGCGATATTTTCCAGTTCGGGCGTTACGTTGTTGATCGTCAGTGTGGAAGTCGCAACTGCTGATTCGCCATCGGTGTCGGTGACACGAACCGCGATTGGATAGTAGCCATCGTCACCGAGACCGAGTGACACTAGAGTCGCTCCGGTGACTGTTGGGGTCACTCCTGCGGCATCGTCAAACTGTCCGTCGTTATCCAGGTCCCACGCGTAGGATGCGATGTTATTGTCCGGATCTGTTGAACCCGATGCGTTGAAGGTTATGGCGAATCCTTCGTCGGCCGTGTACGGAGCCCCGGCGTCAGGGATCGGCGGGGAGTTGGGGTCGACTGCCACAGCCGTGTTGGAAAACGAGCCTGACTGGCCGATCCGAGCGGGTGTTCGTGTTTGAGTGTCGGAGCTGCCAGCTGATCCGCCTTCAACTGAGGTTGTAAAGACACTTGTTGTGTCGATTGTACCGGAAATCTTAATACGTCCTCCGCCGCCACCTCCGCCGCCTTGCCCATAATATCCAAGACGTGTGCCAGCCGCAAAGTTGGAGCCATTGCCACCGGAGGCAGAGAGGCTTCCATTTAGGACAATGTAGCCATCCAGCCAAATTCCACCGCCAGCGCCTCCACCACCGCTGGATGCGCTGGCTATCCCAAACGCGGTGCCCTGAACTCCATCACGGCCGTCGACAGTGATTGCTCCAGAAACGTCGATTATGGACGCGGATAGGGCAATCGCCCCACCGCCATCGCCACCCGAGCCACCGATCCCTGATGACGTAGTGCCATGATTCCCAGCACCACCACCACCAGATCCCATCTGAATCCCCGGCGCAGCGGTAACGCCGTAGCTTCCTCCACCTAAGGCAGCCGGAGGATTGCTGAGAGACTGGCCGCTGTTTCCACCTGGCCCGCCATAACCGGCTCCCCCACCGCCCGATGCATGGATGGCCGAGCCATAAAGGCCACCCTGTCCTGCCCCTGGGCCGTTTCCTGCGACCCCGTTTCCTGCATTGCCGATACCTCCGCTGCCCCCATCGAAGCCGGCACCGTCTCCGTCGAGAGTTCCTGCGATCGCAATTGAATCCGCGGCGACTGACAGCGGAATTCCTTCGCCAACGTATACCGTTGTTCCCGGTGCGACCACAAAGCTTCCTACATTGGTGAATGCCCCCTGAAGGACGTCGCCGTCAGCCGGAGCCAGATTTCCTCCGGCGTAATCGCCACCGACAATCGTTGCCAGCAATGCGCGATCTTCCAAAAGCTCTGCTGTGATCGCAGTGTTGGAGGCGCGACTTAATCGAGACTGGCGCGATCGGTTACCACGTCGACCTGTCATTCCTTTTAGAATCTGACGCCACGCTCGTTTTCCAGAAAGTAACATAAATCGGACTCCTCACAAATTTTGGGTGGTTGGTGTGAGAAGCGAGCGTAGAACTCGTCATGTAAACGGTGGGCGCGCAGTAATGCACGTTTCATCGTCGATGCGGTCGGTGAGATTTCTGTTTGTCGACGGGAACTCACCGGCCGTTTTTTATTCTGCGCACGCTCCCAAAGGGGATGGAATTAGAAAACACTCGTCGTCGGTCGGAACATCTAGGCATCGAGGCCGAGTTACCGCCAAACTTCTTGATGAACAGAGCAGTCAATTTGCGAAAAGCAAATCCTGCTTACCCAGAAACAAGAATCCAGTTTGATGAAGAAATCTTGGAGACAGAACCAATGCCGGCCCGACAGCACTGATCCTCAGAACTTTTTCGAACATGTGTTCATAGTTGAAGCAAGACGAATAACAGGCCTGAATTAGCCTGACAACTGAACACGCGTCGAATTCTTCTAAACAAACAGACGACCTGAACAGTTGTGCATAAGCTATTCAATTCAACGGCACCAGAATCAACACATTGGCTTTCCGTCGACCGTCCGGAAAGTCGATCGAGATCTCACCAAAGTCAGCTTCTACTCACTGACGGGCCGCATGATCCAGCGGTATGCAAGTTTCTCGTTTCGACTAACGATGCTTCTTGATGAAACGTCGAACCGCGTCGTACTGGCCGATGTAACCTTCGTCGTCTCGCAGCCGTACAAAGATCCGCATCGCCTTGTGACGTTGCTTCGGAGCAGCCGTTTTATCCAGCTTCAGAATCTCCAGAATCCGATCATGGAACAGTCCCAGCTTCGGAGCTGATAGGCGTCCCCGCCGAGCGTACTCTTCAGGCCCTGCCTGACCGCCGCGCAGAGTCTTTCGAGTCTTGTGCCGCGCCATCTCGCGAAGACTCATGCCATCGTGATGAGCTCGCCGAATCCGTCCGTAATCATCCACCTTGAGCATCCTCGCCGCTCGAAGGTACTGTCAAATTCAACAGTACCTTCGCGATCCCGGTGGATCCATTTTGAGCGCCGATCAAACCCCCGAAGTGGGGCCGTTTTACACGCCGATCTCCAGGCGAGCTACGGTCAATGAACCCAAACCGTGCCGTCGGTGACGAATCGAATTTCGTGTCGCCGCGTGGCGAGTAACCAATGACCAGACAAGGTTCTCCAGCTCTCAAATCCTTGGTTGAACTTAGTTCGATCGCAGGCCACGGGCCTTGTTCGTTGATCTTCATTACGGCGAGCCTCCATTCCGACGACCAACCAGCAGCCGATGCGGTGACGGTTCGTCCGTCATTCAAATGGACTTTCATGTCCGACTGCCGCTTTCGATGCCATCGCAGAATCGTGTCTGGCGTGAATATAGTCGTCAGTTCCAGCAGAGCCTTGCGGCCGATGGCGTGAGCCTTTACGGCCAATAGCCGACGCTGGTCGTCGTTGAGCAGGAGCCGTTTCTTTCCCACCTTCTTCTGCAGAGCTTCAATCTGCGCATTCTGGAATTCGATGATCTGCTGCTGTCGCTTGTTCACGCTGCCACAGAGTGCAGCAAGCAGAATGTGCCAGGGCTGCAGCAGGAAGGGCATGTTCGGCGCCAAAATCGTGCAAGTAGTTGAAATCAAGCGGCTGAGAATAGGAGACTCTGGCAAGCCGTAACTCCAGTGTTTTTGCAGCGTTTTGGGTTCAGTGGATTTTCTCGGCTCTACGGGGAACAACGGAACCATTGTTGATCGATGCGTAGAGATTCTTTGCCAACCGCCGCATAAGATCCTCACCGGCGTTGATGGAGCCGTTTCCGTCTTCATCGTAAATGGCGGCGAAACCACCTTCCTGGTCGGTTCGGTCGGTCAGCGCATTAGTCGCTGACAGCAGTTGCATCATGGTCAGGTCCGTTCCGTCGGCAACTCCAAAGGCGGCTCCACTTGATCCGACGTTGGCCAGCCCCGCACCGATTCCCGTATCTGTGACTGTGAAGCCATACTCAGCGGCGATCGTACTACCCGAAATACGCGAACTCGAGAAGTAGGTGGACAGTGCAAGCGCCATGAACTCCGCGTCGACCTTGCCCGCGCGGCCGCGGTTGAGTTGCTTTATGAACACTGCCACATCTTCTCCAGAACCATTCGCCAATTGATCGCCAAAGACATTGGAGAATGTTTCGGTCAACCAGTTGGCCAGTGAGGAACCTCCCGCTGCGATCAGCTCCTGTCCGTTCCGGCTGATCCAAAAACTAACGTCAGCGGTCTCAGCGCGAACGGTTTCTCGACCATATTTGGCGAACAGATAATCCGTCGCATCGACTCGTTGCAGCGAGAGTTCAATTTGGTCGTCCGGAACAATGGTACCACCGAGGTTGCCGAGGACCTCAGGTCCATCATCAACGCCGGTCGGTTGCAACTCGTTGATGAGATACGTTCCGGGGTCTAAGTCTTCAAATGTGTATTTGCCCTCTGAATTGGTCGTCGTGACCGCAACAATCGCCCCGGATGGATCGGTCAGCTCGACGGCGACTCCTTCAATTCCCGTGTCGTTGCCGTCAAGTATTCCGTTCTGATCGATATCGATGAAGACCTGTCCCGTGATCGAGGCCTGATTAAGCACGTTTACCGTGACAGTGGCTGTCGCAGTTCCGCCTTGACGATCGGTGACCAGCACGTCCAGAGAGAATTGAGCGACTGATTCATAATCGAGCAGCCGAGTTTCGGCGACTGTGATCTGGCCGGTTGCGCTGTCGATTGCAAATGCCCCGAGCTCGTTGCCGGAGGCGATGCTGAACGTCAGACTGTCGTTGTCTGGGTCCGATGCATCGACACTTCCAACGACCGTTCCGTCAGGAGAGTTCTCAGCGATATCCAGCGTCGAGTCATTGGCGATTGGGGCGGAATTATTTAATTCCGCGTTAATCCGCGCTAACGCAAAGTCATAGCGACGATTGGAACCCTGGTAAGAATAACCGGCGATGAGGACCCGTCCCTCCAAATCGATCGCTACACTTTGGCCGCGTTCATTGCTGCTGCCGAAATCAATAAAGAGTACGCCGCTGTCTGCAAACGTTGCGTCCAGCGAGCCATCTGCTTCGAGCAACGCGACCGTGAAGTCACTGTTCCAGTCGTTGGAATACCCCCCCTAGCAGAATGCGATCTCCACTTCCAACTTCGACGGAAGTGGCCTGATCGTACGCACTTCCGAAATTGAGAAGCTCACGTCCGTCACCGCTGAAGTCGCTGTCGAACCCTCCGGTGTCTGTCAGCCGCGAGACTGCAAAACTGTAGTATCCAGTTGATGGGTCATGCGACGTACCCGCAATCACAACGCGGTCTTGACTGTCAATTGCCACATCGTAACCGTAGTCTCTTCGCCCGTAGAAATCGACGATTTGTGTCCCAGTGCCATTGAACATCTCGTCGAGACTCCCATCCGAGTTTAACCGTGCGGCAGCGAAGTCTCGGACCGCTGAATCGAGGAGATAGCCGCTCACGACGATACGTCCCTGGCTATCGGTTTGAACCGCGTACGCTCTGTCGGAAGTTCCCCCAAAGTCGATGGTTTGTTTGCCATCCGAGTCAAAGCTTGGGTCGGGAGCTCCGTCCGATGTGAGTCGAGCGACGGCGAAATCGAGGTTGCCAGTTGGAGTGTAAGCGTACCCGGATAGCAGAATGCGGTTCTCGGCATCGACGAAAACACTTTTGACCTGTTCGCTATTCGTTCCGAAATCGACCGTTGCGGTTCCCGATGTACCAAAGGTCGAATCGATATCTCCATCTGGCGTCAACCTTATTACGCCAAAATCCAACGACCTTGCCGGCGTCCCGCTCACGAGAATTCGGTCATCGTGATCCGTCGTAATATTGACGGGAGTGCTTCCAGAACGCAGATCGAGAATCTTCTTCCCGTCTTCCCCAAACGTCGTGTCGATGCTCCCGTCCGAATTATAACGGAGCACCGCAGGCCCGAATGTAGTCTGTCCGACGACCAACACTTTGCCATCGGACTGAGACGCTGTGACCGCAGCGTCTCGATCGTTACCGCCCCCGACTCCAATGTCCGTTAAGACAATGCCAGATTGGCCGAATGTTTCGTCAAACTGTCCCTCCGATGTGAGCTGAACCAGAGCCCAGTCATTGAGTGTTTCGGGTTGTGTCGTCCATCCTGATAGCAGGACTTGATCCTGACTATTCGTCGTGACGCTATCGGTGAAATCTCTTGACGAATCGAAATCGATTAATTGCTTCCCGCCATCACCGAACGTCGTGTCCACTATTCCGGCTGTTGTAAGACGACTGACGACGAAGTCGTTCTCCGTCGATCCTTGTGTGGACCGCCCTGCCAGGAGCACGCGGCCTTGCGTGTCGAGGGAAAGCGAGGTCAGGAAATCGACGGAGCTGTGAAAATCGAGCGATTGGAATCCTTCATCTCCGAAAGTCCCATCCCCGTAACCATCCGATGTCATTCGCGCAACAACAAAGTCATATCCGGTCGTGCCCAAATTGGCGAAGCCACCAATGTAGATTCGCCCTTCATCATCAATCGCAACACTCTGGGCCGTATTCGTGCGATTCTGATACTTGAGCGATGAACGACCATCCAGGTCGAAACTGGGATCGAGCTCTCCAGCCGTAGTCAGACGAACGACAGAAAACTCTGAGTTGCCGCCGACAACAACGACGCGATCCGCGGCGTCAATCGCCACGGAACGACCGTAGTCGCTTATTGACCCCATGTTGATAATCTGTTTCCCATCACCGCTGAAATCGGGATCCGGATTTCCGTCGCTGGTGAGGCGCGCAACAGCGAAGTCGAAATCGCTGTATGTTCCCGTGCTCTGATCGGAATAGCCGGCAATCACAACTCGATCGAGACTGTCGATTGCGATGCTCATCCCACGATCCTCACGGCTGCCAAAGTTGATCACACGGAGCCCACTATCGCCGAAGCTCTCGTCCAGTTGACCCTCTGACGTGAGTCGGGCGACCGCCACATCCAACCCTTGACCGCCTACCGAAGTCTCGCCTCCGAGTAAAATTCGTCCTTGGCTGTCAATTGCAGCTGTGCGGGCACGGCTAGAATATCTGAAGTTGACCTGTGCAACTCCACCATCACCGAAGGTGGCATCCCTCGATCCATCTAGGTTGTATCGGAGGGCAACCATGTTCCCTGACGGTCCTGGTCCCACCACAATCGGTTTCCCGTCCGGTTGATAGATGGCTGAGTTGGCTCCTCCGTCTTGGCTCGGTTGGAGGACGTCTGTCAGGATTTTGCCGCCATCTCCAAATGTCGGGTCCAAGGTGCCCGCACTCAGCAGCGTTCGGACCTCGAGCATCTCGATGAACTGATCGTACGAGCCACACGAGCGTTTGCGCCGGGAGCTCGATGATCGCTGATAGGCGGCAAGACGCTGAACAATCAGCGTCGGTACGTTGAGCCAGCATGGATCCATAATCTTCATTGCAGTGCTCGTATGATTGATGGAGGGCATTCGCGTTGCCGACGATGCGAGACAGGCGTGCCTTAAATTTTCGCCAACGTGCTATGGGGCATCCGGCCCCACGTCAATAACCGTTGGATTGATGCGACTGTACGTGGCCTTTTGCAATCCAACGACAGCCGGAACCGTCAGTGTGCAGTTTGCCATGTCGGCATTCAAAAGGCCATCAGTCCGTCGCGGCGACAGTACGACGTTCGAGGACAACAGCGGACGTCCCAGGTATCTGCTGGATGAACGGATGTCGATTGATGCGTAAACGCCGGGTGATTCGAAGCGGACTTTGCCGCCGTTCACGGACTCTGGCTGATCGACTTCTGCATCAACCGCCTCGGACGGTTCGGCATGAAGGCTTAGGCATAATGCGATTACTTCTCTCTTGTTGTTCAAGGGCTTGATGAGCCTTTTTGGTGGTTTGGGGTTGTTAGTTCTTTCGGTGTTTTGTGGAGCGGTCGTCGCCTGAAGTCGGCCAGTTTCTTCAGACGTGATAGTTCTTCCGTGTCGACTCGGAAAAACCACCGCTGACCGGTGCGATCCGCATGCACCCAGCCGCGAATTCGCCATGTGTTGAGCGTCTCTCGTTTGATGCCGACCTCTGAGGCCAGTTCCGTCAACGTCCAGGTGCCGGTTTGGACCGACAAGTCGCAGCCTTGTTTTCGAAACTGTCGACTCAGACTCGATACGATAGCTCGCGTGAATTCAACTCCCTGAGTCGAAAGATATCCGCTCGCATTCAGCTTCGATGCCACTTGAGAATGTGTCCTGCCGTCGCGTTTCATGGTGATGATCTGTTCGCGAATCACGTCGGCCGATTCCAGTTGTTCGAACTCATGAACACCGCGACGAATTTCGTGATGGCTTTCGAAGCCGCCCACCCAGTGCATGGTGACTCGAACACGTTCGCTGCGGCCGATGACTTCCACTTCGACGCGATCAACCAGAGTTCGGAACACGGTCTGACGATCGACGCCGGACGTTGTCGCCGCCTGCC
This DNA window, taken from Fuerstiella marisgermanici, encodes the following:
- a CDS encoding PKD domain-containing protein — encoded protein: MLNFATHNTFVNPNPVFTVFEIYQQTGNAVTVGSQNVVINNGTLGSALQVTVNNVAPDVDAGADETLLPTVVGAFSRTVSFVDPGTQDDHDVTINFGDGTGNQTFSLPAGDRNFNLNHTFTADGVYTVSVTVKDDDLGTHTDTFEVTVLLNTPPKADAGGPYTNDEGSALTLDATASTDEQNNITGYAWDLDGDSQFDDAFGVNPTLTGATLLALGLGDDGVYPVAVEVTDAFGATDIAATTITIANVAPSLVNLTVTPAINEDDFATLSGEIVDPGTLDEFTLVVNWGEGADETISVPAGSTSFSVSHQYLDDNPTATPSDTYDVTIVSFADDDGGSDSSHSAQPTDVIVNGTFATGDFTGWNVGIDPTRADGGRPFAVDVGGDGWLVGNSSLLPGLSAFNGFDGGVVGSSGPLYEEDLEFFLNQPITVGGPLSSALLSFQFDVAGGPAFSLSRSGAPTEDRVFSVRATDSSGNVLSTFYSYTVAGTTTDSNPIQNVSIDISSQLNALGAGNYLLEFHELIPQYFTGGGRFAIDDISLEIAEPVVLAVTVNNVAPVASGLTLNSSTINEDGSVTVSGSFTDVGIQDTHTVMIDWGDGTSSPATVTQAAGTGTFTATHQYLDDDPTATSSDNYTITATVTDDDGGTDSASATLTVNNVAPTLVLDPVVAIDENGVATLTGTISDPGTLDTFTLDINWGDALSPNDTETYSFSASASGTQTFTLTHQYLDDNPAGDPSNVYTIGATVTDDDTGVGSNFETVTVNNVAPTVVIDSVVAIDENGVATLTGTITDPGTLDTFTLDINWGDALNPNDTETYSFSASATGSQTFTLTHQYLDDNPTGDPSNVYTIAATVTDDDTGIGSDSETVTVNNVAPEVAVSLSDSIIDEDGSTTLSGTITDPGTLDTFTLDLNWGDPLSPDNIQTFSLGNSVLTVAVDGIDWNPATREFSLDHQFLDDNPSVSAFDDYTISVTVTDDDTGVGNDSANITVNNVAPANLEIDNPVEHCGNGTESEPITIDLDFTDPGSLDEHTVTIDWGDGNTDVIVMTVGDRALSVDHTYAAGGVYYVDVTLEDDDSGVDTASTVAIISGVSIQEVNGEQVLQIIGTAGEDHISVNQTGNGLLKVHWDLLGDDPRVFNLADVERIMSILCDGDDHLTISGKVTLPSIIDAGAGNDHVNGGAGINIILGGDGDDHLNGGDARDILIGGEGADRLVGGPGYDLMTGGVYTNGAGDQRLLANYDSLLAAQNRWLDDIDDILSGDEDPEDDAVLAAFYASVGDDNGAEDKITGSSGFDWLLLFEGDRFTDQSSNGNGNGGGKGKNK
- a CDS encoding ISAs1 family transposase; translation: MSTVELAVTQELTGNIVHYFDQLKDPRSNINRLHLLGDVIVIAICGVLANADGPSAIAEWARLNADGLQKHLALPHGIPKKDTYRRVLSLLKPNDFQACFVQWIESLEGLSDEQKEGYRKQIAIDGKALRRSHDKKNGLGALFIVSAWASDQGISLGQVATEEKSNEITAIPKLLNEINIDEAIITIDAAGCQKNIAQQIVSGNADYVLALKGNQPKLYEVVQKFFLDHLEDDFARCPVSRYEETEKGHGRQEQRIYYQATVPVDFDVGHKWAGLKTIGTAIRMYEQDGIHHSDVRYYISSLRRKGELFATTVRGHWAIENTLHWSLDMTYREDESRVRNRIFANNLSWLRRLTLSLIKKHPGKQSNVMKRRMAGWNIDYLMQILTGKTT
- a CDS encoding PKD domain-containing protein; the protein is MLLSGKRAWRQILKGMTGRRGNRSRQSRLSRASNTAITAELLEDRALLATIVGGDYAGGNLAPADGDVLQGAFTNVGSFVVAPGTTVYVGEGIPLSVAADSIAIAGTLDGDGAGFDGGSGGIGNAGNGVAGNGPGAGQGGLYGSAIHASGGGGAGYGGPGGNSGQSLSNPPAALGGGSYGVTAAPGIQMGSGGGGAGNHGTTSSGIGGSGGDGGGAIALSASIIDVSGAITVDGRDGVQGTAFGIASASSGGGGAGGGIWLDGYIVLNGSLSASGGNGSNFAAGTRLGYYGQGGGGGGGGRIKISGTIDTTSVFTTSVEGGSAGSSDTQTRTPARIGQSGSFSNTAVAVDPNSPPIPDAGAPYTADEGFAITFNASGSTDPDNNIASYAWDLDNDGQFDDAAGVTPTVTGATLVSLGLGDDGYYPIAVRVTDTDGESAVATSTLTINNVTPELENIAITSVVSENDSAILTAEIVDPGSLDVFTLVVDWGEGAPETFTIPAGSTTFTVTHQFLDDNPTGTASAPYNVEILSFTDDDGGSAGLAQGGSIFLTGHDILSHGNQNRYSEVALDYLRGAGTTSEIPRSSYHLGVIAINVDSLTGGSVSNGQPGVAIQPWRLWEPRVTNAFGGRSTFTIGAGTSAAQFESFLNTIDVLVIPEHGLANNIAKFNSFTPEIEAFFNAGGDPGPAHTKLFCR
- a CDS encoding S1 family peptidase, giving the protein MPFLLQPWHILLAALCGSVNKRQQQIIEFQNAQIEALQKKVGKKRLLLNDDQRRLLAVKAHAIGRKALLELTTIFTPDTILRWHRKRQSDMKVHLNDGRTVTASAAGWSSEWRLAVMKINEQGPWPAIELSSTKDLRAGEPCLVIGYSPRGDTKFDSSPTARFGFIDRSSPGDRRVKRPHFGGLIGAQNGSTGIAKVLLNLTVPSSGEDAQGG